Proteins from a genomic interval of Triplophysa dalaica isolate WHDGS20190420 chromosome 13, ASM1584641v1, whole genome shotgun sequence:
- the cdca4 gene encoding cell division cycle-associated protein 4 isoform X4, with product MWSVSVTLKNIHRLVTLLIFRLQSPRQNMFSKGTKRKFSDGGEEISEETLVGARMASSYSLQRQSLLDMSLIKLQLCHMLAEPNLCRSVLIANTVRQIQEEMTHDGSWQVVTEAFCSAGQSPSERLVATEVLCRSREQDAEPKLFSVISYESCREEEVVADDTLCSVSVSDAVSNVCLTGSIGQCWEKSDVETDEEALEDSRLGGSGEDEEIDTDDEPSREGPKTIGQVFGTFEIKNSSPGPDSALEELFSDVDTSYYDLDTMLTGMQSAPKMGPYDLLDSLAPSHGSSSIVSAPNCRSDLNELDHIMEIIVGS from the exons ATGTGGTCTGTGTCTGTGACCTTGAAAAATATACATAGATTGGTTACTTTATTGATTTTTAGACTTCAATCACCAAG GCAAAACATGTTCTCCAAGGGCACCAAGCGTAAGTTTTCTGATGGTGGAGAAGAGATATCAGAAGAAACCCTTGTAGGCGCAAGGATGGCATCTTCGTACAGCTTGCAACGGCAGTCGCTGCTGGACATGTCCCTCATCAAGCTCCAGTTATGCCACATGCTAGCGGAGCCCAACCTCTGCCGCTCGGTTCTCATTGCCAACACTGTCAGGCAGATTCAGGAGGAGATGACCCATGATGGCAGCTGGCAGGTGGTCACCGAAGCATTTTGCAGTGCAGGCCAGAGCCCATCTGAGCGCTTGGTTGCCACTGAGGTTCTCTGTCGGTCGCGGGAGCAGGATGCAGAACCTAAGCTCTTTTCTGTCATCAGCTACGAAAGTTGCAGAGAAGAGGAGGTGGTAGCAGACGACACATTGTGCTCTGTTTCAGTTAGCGATGCGGTTTCCAACGTGTGTTTGACAGGGAGTATAGGGCAGTGTTGGGAGAAGAGTGATGTAGAGACGGACGAAGAGGCCCTTGAAGACTCTAGGCTAGGTGGCTCAGGAGAAGACGAGGAGATCGATACAGATGATGAGCCCTCCAGGGAGGGTCCGAAGACCATAGGACAAGTTTTTGggacatttgaaataaaaaacagttccCCGGGTCCTGACTCTGCACTTGAGGAGTTATTCTCAGATGTGGACACATCCTACTATGATCTGGACACCATGCTTACTGGCATGCAAAGTGCACCCAAGATGGGCCCTTATGACCTACTTGACAGCTTGGCACCTTCACATGGTTCCTCTTCTATAGTGTCCGCCCCAAACTGTCGTTCTGATCTAAATGAACTAGATCACATCATGGAAATCATTGTGGGCTCTTAG
- the cdca4 gene encoding cell division cycle-associated protein 4 isoform X1 produces the protein MYFQKYTLLSRTFCRHVKFLEKSTMLFGLAVNDGKLTSQADPYEKNQNGFHLCRLGRKVYTFVSPSHVSGSLQNMFSKGTKRKFSDGGEEISEETLVGARMASSYSLQRQSLLDMSLIKLQLCHMLAEPNLCRSVLIANTVRQIQEEMTHDGSWQVVTEAFCSAGQSPSERLVATEVLCRSREQDAEPKLFSVISYESCREEEVVADDTLCSVSVSDAVSNVCLTGSIGQCWEKSDVETDEEALEDSRLGGSGEDEEIDTDDEPSREGPKTIGQVFGTFEIKNSSPGPDSALEELFSDVDTSYYDLDTMLTGMQSAPKMGPYDLLDSLAPSHGSSSIVSAPNCRSDLNELDHIMEIIVGS, from the exons atgtattttcaaaaatatactttactCTCACGTACATTTTGTCGACACGTTAAATTCTTGGAAAAGTCGACGATGCTGTTTGGGTTGGCCGTAAACGATGGGAAGTTGACTAGCCAAGCGGACCcgtatgaaaaaaatcaaaatggcTTCCATCTTTGTCGTCTCGGCAGAAAGGTTTATACCTTTGTTTCTCCGTCTCACGTGTCAGGGAGTCT GCAAAACATGTTCTCCAAGGGCACCAAGCGTAAGTTTTCTGATGGTGGAGAAGAGATATCAGAAGAAACCCTTGTAGGCGCAAGGATGGCATCTTCGTACAGCTTGCAACGGCAGTCGCTGCTGGACATGTCCCTCATCAAGCTCCAGTTATGCCACATGCTAGCGGAGCCCAACCTCTGCCGCTCGGTTCTCATTGCCAACACTGTCAGGCAGATTCAGGAGGAGATGACCCATGATGGCAGCTGGCAGGTGGTCACCGAAGCATTTTGCAGTGCAGGCCAGAGCCCATCTGAGCGCTTGGTTGCCACTGAGGTTCTCTGTCGGTCGCGGGAGCAGGATGCAGAACCTAAGCTCTTTTCTGTCATCAGCTACGAAAGTTGCAGAGAAGAGGAGGTGGTAGCAGACGACACATTGTGCTCTGTTTCAGTTAGCGATGCGGTTTCCAACGTGTGTTTGACAGGGAGTATAGGGCAGTGTTGGGAGAAGAGTGATGTAGAGACGGACGAAGAGGCCCTTGAAGACTCTAGGCTAGGTGGCTCAGGAGAAGACGAGGAGATCGATACAGATGATGAGCCCTCCAGGGAGGGTCCGAAGACCATAGGACAAGTTTTTGggacatttgaaataaaaaacagttccCCGGGTCCTGACTCTGCACTTGAGGAGTTATTCTCAGATGTGGACACATCCTACTATGATCTGGACACCATGCTTACTGGCATGCAAAGTGCACCCAAGATGGGCCCTTATGACCTACTTGACAGCTTGGCACCTTCACATGGTTCCTCTTCTATAGTGTCCGCCCCAAACTGTCGTTCTGATCTAAATGAACTAGATCACATCATGGAAATCATTGTGGGCTCTTAG
- the cdca4 gene encoding cell division cycle-associated protein 4 isoform X3 — MIHSLWMNDRILFSCSGCVSACTLVSFSTVLGCHPCFRQNMFSKGTKRKFSDGGEEISEETLVGARMASSYSLQRQSLLDMSLIKLQLCHMLAEPNLCRSVLIANTVRQIQEEMTHDGSWQVVTEAFCSAGQSPSERLVATEVLCRSREQDAEPKLFSVISYESCREEEVVADDTLCSVSVSDAVSNVCLTGSIGQCWEKSDVETDEEALEDSRLGGSGEDEEIDTDDEPSREGPKTIGQVFGTFEIKNSSPGPDSALEELFSDVDTSYYDLDTMLTGMQSAPKMGPYDLLDSLAPSHGSSSIVSAPNCRSDLNELDHIMEIIVGS; from the exons ATGATACATTCACTGTGGATGAATGACCGAATCCT TTTTAGTTGCAGTGGATGTGTGTCAGCTTGCACTCTGGTCTCTTTTTCAACAGTGCTGGGATGTCACCCATGCTTCAG GCAAAACATGTTCTCCAAGGGCACCAAGCGTAAGTTTTCTGATGGTGGAGAAGAGATATCAGAAGAAACCCTTGTAGGCGCAAGGATGGCATCTTCGTACAGCTTGCAACGGCAGTCGCTGCTGGACATGTCCCTCATCAAGCTCCAGTTATGCCACATGCTAGCGGAGCCCAACCTCTGCCGCTCGGTTCTCATTGCCAACACTGTCAGGCAGATTCAGGAGGAGATGACCCATGATGGCAGCTGGCAGGTGGTCACCGAAGCATTTTGCAGTGCAGGCCAGAGCCCATCTGAGCGCTTGGTTGCCACTGAGGTTCTCTGTCGGTCGCGGGAGCAGGATGCAGAACCTAAGCTCTTTTCTGTCATCAGCTACGAAAGTTGCAGAGAAGAGGAGGTGGTAGCAGACGACACATTGTGCTCTGTTTCAGTTAGCGATGCGGTTTCCAACGTGTGTTTGACAGGGAGTATAGGGCAGTGTTGGGAGAAGAGTGATGTAGAGACGGACGAAGAGGCCCTTGAAGACTCTAGGCTAGGTGGCTCAGGAGAAGACGAGGAGATCGATACAGATGATGAGCCCTCCAGGGAGGGTCCGAAGACCATAGGACAAGTTTTTGggacatttgaaataaaaaacagttccCCGGGTCCTGACTCTGCACTTGAGGAGTTATTCTCAGATGTGGACACATCCTACTATGATCTGGACACCATGCTTACTGGCATGCAAAGTGCACCCAAGATGGGCCCTTATGACCTACTTGACAGCTTGGCACCTTCACATGGTTCCTCTTCTATAGTGTCCGCCCCAAACTGTCGTTCTGATCTAAATGAACTAGATCACATCATGGAAATCATTGTGGGCTCTTAG
- the si:dkey-177p2.6 gene encoding SERTA domain-containing protein 2 isoform X1, whose translation MGQRDITQFEASMKRRKNVISAVSMCRLDVESAVVKKEVEPDGGDGALSSSRYTLGRGVKRKLSSCEDLDLPYPQQRQLVLDLCLDKLQNCQQRAEPSLHRSVLLANTLRQIQQEMRQEGETYLPPAPLGPSLHASTPRHFPDLPPVPLDCPPSLIGALSPLFPLTNASEDVQLGGPENETVLPSFAAEENARSSDSLFGSFEITNSTSYLTDLPLDDIFEDIDTSMYDSSDISVLPIPGQRSGGVDDGLKNASCCSSNGSLQLCLSDLNDLDHIMEILVRS comes from the exons ATGGGTCAACGGGATATCACTCAGTTCGAAGCGTCcatgaaaagaagaaaaaacgtAATTTCCGCCGTCTCGATGTGTCGACTGGATGTGGAGTCCGCTGTTGTGAAGAAGGAAGTTGAGCCCGACGGAGGAGATGGTGCCCTTTCTTCGTCAAG GTACACATTGGGCCGGGGGGTGAAACGTAAACTGAGTTCGTGTGAGGACCTGGACCTGCCATATCCTCAGCAGAGGCAGCTTGTGCTGGACTTATGTCTGGACAAGCTACAAAACTGCCAGCAGCGGGCAGAACCCAGCCTGCATCGTTCGGTTCTGCTGGCCAACACCCTCCGCCAGATTCAGCAGGAGATGAGACAGGAGGGGGAAACATATTTGCCTCCAGCCCCACTTGGCCCCTCGCTCCATGCCTCCACCCCACGTCATTTCCCTGACTTGCCACCCGTGCCCTTAGACTGTCCTCCCTCCCTAATCGGAGCGCTGTCCCCTTTATTTCCCCTCACCAACGCATCGGAGGACGTCCAGTTAGGTGGTCCTGAAAACGAGACCGTTTTACCGTCCTTTGCAGCTGAGGAGAATGCAAGATCGTCGGATTCGCTCTTCGGTTCGTTCGAGATTACGAATTCCACCAGCTACTTGACTGACTTGCCACTGGACGACATCTTTGAGGACATCGACACGTCAATGTATGACTCCtctgacatttctgttttgcCAATTCCTGGGCAGAGAAGTGGCGGGGTGGATGATGGCCTCAAGAATGCTTCTTGCTGCTCCTCCAACGGCAGCCTACAGCTCTGTCTCTCAGACCTCAATGACCTGGACCACATCATGGAGATCCTTGTGCGCTCCTGA
- the cdca4 gene encoding cell division cycle-associated protein 4 isoform X2, with the protein MLFGLAVNDGKLTSQADPYEKNQNGFHLCRLGRKVYTFVSPSHVSGSLQNMFSKGTKRKFSDGGEEISEETLVGARMASSYSLQRQSLLDMSLIKLQLCHMLAEPNLCRSVLIANTVRQIQEEMTHDGSWQVVTEAFCSAGQSPSERLVATEVLCRSREQDAEPKLFSVISYESCREEEVVADDTLCSVSVSDAVSNVCLTGSIGQCWEKSDVETDEEALEDSRLGGSGEDEEIDTDDEPSREGPKTIGQVFGTFEIKNSSPGPDSALEELFSDVDTSYYDLDTMLTGMQSAPKMGPYDLLDSLAPSHGSSSIVSAPNCRSDLNELDHIMEIIVGS; encoded by the exons ATGCTGTTTGGGTTGGCCGTAAACGATGGGAAGTTGACTAGCCAAGCGGACCcgtatgaaaaaaatcaaaatggcTTCCATCTTTGTCGTCTCGGCAGAAAGGTTTATACCTTTGTTTCTCCGTCTCACGTGTCAGGGAGTCT GCAAAACATGTTCTCCAAGGGCACCAAGCGTAAGTTTTCTGATGGTGGAGAAGAGATATCAGAAGAAACCCTTGTAGGCGCAAGGATGGCATCTTCGTACAGCTTGCAACGGCAGTCGCTGCTGGACATGTCCCTCATCAAGCTCCAGTTATGCCACATGCTAGCGGAGCCCAACCTCTGCCGCTCGGTTCTCATTGCCAACACTGTCAGGCAGATTCAGGAGGAGATGACCCATGATGGCAGCTGGCAGGTGGTCACCGAAGCATTTTGCAGTGCAGGCCAGAGCCCATCTGAGCGCTTGGTTGCCACTGAGGTTCTCTGTCGGTCGCGGGAGCAGGATGCAGAACCTAAGCTCTTTTCTGTCATCAGCTACGAAAGTTGCAGAGAAGAGGAGGTGGTAGCAGACGACACATTGTGCTCTGTTTCAGTTAGCGATGCGGTTTCCAACGTGTGTTTGACAGGGAGTATAGGGCAGTGTTGGGAGAAGAGTGATGTAGAGACGGACGAAGAGGCCCTTGAAGACTCTAGGCTAGGTGGCTCAGGAGAAGACGAGGAGATCGATACAGATGATGAGCCCTCCAGGGAGGGTCCGAAGACCATAGGACAAGTTTTTGggacatttgaaataaaaaacagttccCCGGGTCCTGACTCTGCACTTGAGGAGTTATTCTCAGATGTGGACACATCCTACTATGATCTGGACACCATGCTTACTGGCATGCAAAGTGCACCCAAGATGGGCCCTTATGACCTACTTGACAGCTTGGCACCTTCACATGGTTCCTCTTCTATAGTGTCCGCCCCAAACTGTCGTTCTGATCTAAATGAACTAGATCACATCATGGAAATCATTGTGGGCTCTTAG
- the cdca4 gene encoding cell division cycle-associated protein 4 isoform X6, with translation MWQNMFSKGTKRKFSDGGEEISEETLVGARMASSYSLQRQSLLDMSLIKLQLCHMLAEPNLCRSVLIANTVRQIQEEMTHDGSWQVVTEAFCSAGQSPSERLVATEVLCRSREQDAEPKLFSVISYESCREEEVVADDTLCSVSVSDAVSNVCLTGSIGQCWEKSDVETDEEALEDSRLGGSGEDEEIDTDDEPSREGPKTIGQVFGTFEIKNSSPGPDSALEELFSDVDTSYYDLDTMLTGMQSAPKMGPYDLLDSLAPSHGSSSIVSAPNCRSDLNELDHIMEIIVGS, from the exons ATGTG GCAAAACATGTTCTCCAAGGGCACCAAGCGTAAGTTTTCTGATGGTGGAGAAGAGATATCAGAAGAAACCCTTGTAGGCGCAAGGATGGCATCTTCGTACAGCTTGCAACGGCAGTCGCTGCTGGACATGTCCCTCATCAAGCTCCAGTTATGCCACATGCTAGCGGAGCCCAACCTCTGCCGCTCGGTTCTCATTGCCAACACTGTCAGGCAGATTCAGGAGGAGATGACCCATGATGGCAGCTGGCAGGTGGTCACCGAAGCATTTTGCAGTGCAGGCCAGAGCCCATCTGAGCGCTTGGTTGCCACTGAGGTTCTCTGTCGGTCGCGGGAGCAGGATGCAGAACCTAAGCTCTTTTCTGTCATCAGCTACGAAAGTTGCAGAGAAGAGGAGGTGGTAGCAGACGACACATTGTGCTCTGTTTCAGTTAGCGATGCGGTTTCCAACGTGTGTTTGACAGGGAGTATAGGGCAGTGTTGGGAGAAGAGTGATGTAGAGACGGACGAAGAGGCCCTTGAAGACTCTAGGCTAGGTGGCTCAGGAGAAGACGAGGAGATCGATACAGATGATGAGCCCTCCAGGGAGGGTCCGAAGACCATAGGACAAGTTTTTGggacatttgaaataaaaaacagttccCCGGGTCCTGACTCTGCACTTGAGGAGTTATTCTCAGATGTGGACACATCCTACTATGATCTGGACACCATGCTTACTGGCATGCAAAGTGCACCCAAGATGGGCCCTTATGACCTACTTGACAGCTTGGCACCTTCACATGGTTCCTCTTCTATAGTGTCCGCCCCAAACTGTCGTTCTGATCTAAATGAACTAGATCACATCATGGAAATCATTGTGGGCTCTTAG
- the cdca4 gene encoding cell division cycle-associated protein 4 isoform X5, translating to MTESLLGCHPCFRQNMFSKGTKRKFSDGGEEISEETLVGARMASSYSLQRQSLLDMSLIKLQLCHMLAEPNLCRSVLIANTVRQIQEEMTHDGSWQVVTEAFCSAGQSPSERLVATEVLCRSREQDAEPKLFSVISYESCREEEVVADDTLCSVSVSDAVSNVCLTGSIGQCWEKSDVETDEEALEDSRLGGSGEDEEIDTDDEPSREGPKTIGQVFGTFEIKNSSPGPDSALEELFSDVDTSYYDLDTMLTGMQSAPKMGPYDLLDSLAPSHGSSSIVSAPNCRSDLNELDHIMEIIVGS from the exons ATGACCGAATCCT TGCTGGGATGTCACCCATGCTTCAG GCAAAACATGTTCTCCAAGGGCACCAAGCGTAAGTTTTCTGATGGTGGAGAAGAGATATCAGAAGAAACCCTTGTAGGCGCAAGGATGGCATCTTCGTACAGCTTGCAACGGCAGTCGCTGCTGGACATGTCCCTCATCAAGCTCCAGTTATGCCACATGCTAGCGGAGCCCAACCTCTGCCGCTCGGTTCTCATTGCCAACACTGTCAGGCAGATTCAGGAGGAGATGACCCATGATGGCAGCTGGCAGGTGGTCACCGAAGCATTTTGCAGTGCAGGCCAGAGCCCATCTGAGCGCTTGGTTGCCACTGAGGTTCTCTGTCGGTCGCGGGAGCAGGATGCAGAACCTAAGCTCTTTTCTGTCATCAGCTACGAAAGTTGCAGAGAAGAGGAGGTGGTAGCAGACGACACATTGTGCTCTGTTTCAGTTAGCGATGCGGTTTCCAACGTGTGTTTGACAGGGAGTATAGGGCAGTGTTGGGAGAAGAGTGATGTAGAGACGGACGAAGAGGCCCTTGAAGACTCTAGGCTAGGTGGCTCAGGAGAAGACGAGGAGATCGATACAGATGATGAGCCCTCCAGGGAGGGTCCGAAGACCATAGGACAAGTTTTTGggacatttgaaataaaaaacagttccCCGGGTCCTGACTCTGCACTTGAGGAGTTATTCTCAGATGTGGACACATCCTACTATGATCTGGACACCATGCTTACTGGCATGCAAAGTGCACCCAAGATGGGCCCTTATGACCTACTTGACAGCTTGGCACCTTCACATGGTTCCTCTTCTATAGTGTCCGCCCCAAACTGTCGTTCTGATCTAAATGAACTAGATCACATCATGGAAATCATTGTGGGCTCTTAG
- the cdca4 gene encoding cell division cycle-associated protein 4 isoform X7, with protein MFSKGTKRKFSDGGEEISEETLVGARMASSYSLQRQSLLDMSLIKLQLCHMLAEPNLCRSVLIANTVRQIQEEMTHDGSWQVVTEAFCSAGQSPSERLVATEVLCRSREQDAEPKLFSVISYESCREEEVVADDTLCSVSVSDAVSNVCLTGSIGQCWEKSDVETDEEALEDSRLGGSGEDEEIDTDDEPSREGPKTIGQVFGTFEIKNSSPGPDSALEELFSDVDTSYYDLDTMLTGMQSAPKMGPYDLLDSLAPSHGSSSIVSAPNCRSDLNELDHIMEIIVGS; from the coding sequence ATGTTCTCCAAGGGCACCAAGCGTAAGTTTTCTGATGGTGGAGAAGAGATATCAGAAGAAACCCTTGTAGGCGCAAGGATGGCATCTTCGTACAGCTTGCAACGGCAGTCGCTGCTGGACATGTCCCTCATCAAGCTCCAGTTATGCCACATGCTAGCGGAGCCCAACCTCTGCCGCTCGGTTCTCATTGCCAACACTGTCAGGCAGATTCAGGAGGAGATGACCCATGATGGCAGCTGGCAGGTGGTCACCGAAGCATTTTGCAGTGCAGGCCAGAGCCCATCTGAGCGCTTGGTTGCCACTGAGGTTCTCTGTCGGTCGCGGGAGCAGGATGCAGAACCTAAGCTCTTTTCTGTCATCAGCTACGAAAGTTGCAGAGAAGAGGAGGTGGTAGCAGACGACACATTGTGCTCTGTTTCAGTTAGCGATGCGGTTTCCAACGTGTGTTTGACAGGGAGTATAGGGCAGTGTTGGGAGAAGAGTGATGTAGAGACGGACGAAGAGGCCCTTGAAGACTCTAGGCTAGGTGGCTCAGGAGAAGACGAGGAGATCGATACAGATGATGAGCCCTCCAGGGAGGGTCCGAAGACCATAGGACAAGTTTTTGggacatttgaaataaaaaacagttccCCGGGTCCTGACTCTGCACTTGAGGAGTTATTCTCAGATGTGGACACATCCTACTATGATCTGGACACCATGCTTACTGGCATGCAAAGTGCACCCAAGATGGGCCCTTATGACCTACTTGACAGCTTGGCACCTTCACATGGTTCCTCTTCTATAGTGTCCGCCCCAAACTGTCGTTCTGATCTAAATGAACTAGATCACATCATGGAAATCATTGTGGGCTCTTAG
- the si:dkey-177p2.6 gene encoding SERTA domain-containing protein 2 isoform X2 — translation MDGGEPPTPLRAQRYTLGRGVKRKLSSCEDLDLPYPQQRQLVLDLCLDKLQNCQQRAEPSLHRSVLLANTLRQIQQEMRQEGETYLPPAPLGPSLHASTPRHFPDLPPVPLDCPPSLIGALSPLFPLTNASEDVQLGGPENETVLPSFAAEENARSSDSLFGSFEITNSTSYLTDLPLDDIFEDIDTSMYDSSDISVLPIPGQRSGGVDDGLKNASCCSSNGSLQLCLSDLNDLDHIMEILVRS, via the exons ATGGATGGGGGGGAGCCGCCTACACCGCTGAGAGCGCAGAG GTACACATTGGGCCGGGGGGTGAAACGTAAACTGAGTTCGTGTGAGGACCTGGACCTGCCATATCCTCAGCAGAGGCAGCTTGTGCTGGACTTATGTCTGGACAAGCTACAAAACTGCCAGCAGCGGGCAGAACCCAGCCTGCATCGTTCGGTTCTGCTGGCCAACACCCTCCGCCAGATTCAGCAGGAGATGAGACAGGAGGGGGAAACATATTTGCCTCCAGCCCCACTTGGCCCCTCGCTCCATGCCTCCACCCCACGTCATTTCCCTGACTTGCCACCCGTGCCCTTAGACTGTCCTCCCTCCCTAATCGGAGCGCTGTCCCCTTTATTTCCCCTCACCAACGCATCGGAGGACGTCCAGTTAGGTGGTCCTGAAAACGAGACCGTTTTACCGTCCTTTGCAGCTGAGGAGAATGCAAGATCGTCGGATTCGCTCTTCGGTTCGTTCGAGATTACGAATTCCACCAGCTACTTGACTGACTTGCCACTGGACGACATCTTTGAGGACATCGACACGTCAATGTATGACTCCtctgacatttctgttttgcCAATTCCTGGGCAGAGAAGTGGCGGGGTGGATGATGGCCTCAAGAATGCTTCTTGCTGCTCCTCCAACGGCAGCCTACAGCTCTGTCTCTCAGACCTCAATGACCTGGACCACATCATGGAGATCCTTGTGCGCTCCTGA